One window of the Shewanella maritima genome contains the following:
- a CDS encoding YheU family protein — MIVPYEALITLPSDTVSQLIKEYLLSQFEDGSFADLDSSQFDAAISACKQKLKQGELVVEYSEDDESIAIRQREHIQPTAFWE; from the coding sequence ATGATAGTTCCCTACGAGGCGCTGATAACACTGCCAAGTGACACAGTATCTCAGCTGATCAAAGAGTACTTATTATCTCAATTTGAAGATGGCAGCTTTGCCGATTTAGACTCATCGCAATTTGATGCGGCGATTAGCGCCTGTAAACAAAAGTTAAAACAGGGCGAGTTAGTGGTGGAGTATAGTGAAGATGATGAGTCTATCGCGATTCGCCAGCGTGAGCATATTCAACCAACGGCGTTTTGGGAGTAA
- a CDS encoding hydrolase: MTLAFTPPWWAKNPHVQTILPVMRKIPMPVVKRERLELQDGDFIDLDWLGKPEDGQLILLIVHGLEGSAQSHYARRMLDEAKQQGLCTVVHHHRSCSGEPNRLARSYHSGDTEDVSFTLKTLKQRCPNSPLLGIGYSLGGNVLAKYQGTYREQSLLSRAVVVSAPLALGACAKRLEGGFSTVYQSYLIKQLQQKMRTKLETPELQTAMPVDHSQLANLSTFYLFDDKITAPLHGFDGAEDYYNRASGLSFLQHITVPTLIIHAQDDPFMTDEVIPAQHQLSSAVEYELHQYGGHVGFINGGTPWQPKFYLEHRALRFLLNGASNDSSLRGADNTAK; the protein is encoded by the coding sequence ATGACATTAGCATTCACGCCACCTTGGTGGGCAAAGAACCCACATGTACAAACCATTTTGCCAGTAATGCGCAAAATTCCCATGCCCGTGGTAAAGCGCGAGCGTCTAGAGCTACAAGACGGTGACTTTATTGATCTTGATTGGTTAGGCAAGCCTGAAGACGGCCAGCTAATTCTGTTGATTGTGCATGGGCTAGAGGGCAGCGCCCAGTCTCATTACGCCAGACGCATGTTAGATGAGGCGAAGCAGCAAGGCTTATGCACAGTAGTGCATCATCACCGAAGCTGCTCAGGCGAGCCTAATCGTCTTGCTCGTAGCTATCACAGTGGTGATACTGAAGACGTCAGTTTTACCCTTAAAACACTTAAACAACGTTGCCCCAACTCACCACTACTTGGTATTGGTTACAGCCTAGGTGGCAACGTGCTGGCGAAGTATCAGGGAACGTACCGCGAGCAAAGTCTGCTAAGTCGCGCTGTCGTGGTGTCTGCGCCGCTGGCCCTAGGGGCATGTGCTAAACGCCTAGAAGGCGGCTTTTCCACTGTTTACCAAAGTTACCTGATAAAGCAATTGCAGCAAAAAATGCGTACTAAGCTAGAAACACCAGAGCTGCAAACGGCTATGCCAGTGGATCACAGCCAACTAGCCAACCTTTCAACCTTTTATTTATTTGATGACAAAATCACTGCGCCGTTGCACGGTTTTGACGGTGCTGAAGATTATTACAACCGCGCAAGCGGGCTAAGTTTTTTGCAGCACATTACAGTGCCAACCTTAATCATTCATGCTCAAGATGACCCATTTATGACCGATGAGGTGATCCCGGCGCAACATCAACTATCATCTGCGGTAGAATACGAGCTACATCAATATGGTGGTCACGTTGGCTTTATTAACGGCGGCACACCATGGCAGCCTAAATTCTACCTTGAGCATCGTGCTTTAAGGTTTTTGCTAAACGGAGCAAGCAATGATAGTTCCCTACGAGGCGCTGATAACACTGCCAAGTGA
- a CDS encoding TAT leader-containing periplasmic protein has product MKRRTFITGAFVGTAALALGVNLSTSYVDEDNSENAHRMIFAALIPIFLEGALPDVASHKEQAINRTLNNIADTLKVLPDDQRDELLELLDMLESRFSLLLLTGSLTPLIMRQPKQLVSMLESWRHHFIELLQTAYLGLREVVMASYYASPEHWGRMQYSKPSFLVSD; this is encoded by the coding sequence ATGAAAAGACGGACCTTTATTACTGGCGCTTTCGTTGGCACTGCCGCGTTAGCACTCGGGGTTAACTTATCGACGTCGTATGTGGATGAAGATAATAGTGAGAACGCTCACCGGATGATCTTCGCTGCATTGATCCCCATCTTTTTGGAGGGGGCATTGCCTGATGTCGCCTCTCACAAAGAGCAAGCAATCAATCGTACGCTTAATAATATTGCCGACACCTTAAAGGTATTGCCAGATGATCAGCGAGACGAGTTATTAGAGCTGCTTGATATGCTGGAGTCACGCTTTTCTTTGTTACTGCTGACTGGCAGCTTAACGCCGCTTATTATGCGTCAACCTAAACAACTTGTTTCTATGCTTGAGTCTTGGCGTCATCACTTTATTGAATTACTGCAAACTGCTTATCTCGGCCTGCGAGAAGTGGTGATGGCAAGTTACTACGCTAGCCCAGAGCATTGGGGGAGAATGCAATACAGCAAGCCAAGCTTTTTGGTTAGTGACTAA
- a CDS encoding GMC family oxidoreductase has product MAIVDPIEVGLANGWRHIDAGQLEGEHQFEADVVIVGTGAGGGTASEILTEAGLKVIMIEAGGLKSSRHFDMEERTAYPNMYQQAAAMKTSDKGIGIFQGRTVGGSTTINWTTSIRTPKQALDFWQQTNDVKGLDAESLKPWFEKMEQRLTIQEWTYPPNKNNAVLRDGCEKLGWEYTVIKRNVRGCWNTGYCGVGCPVNAKQSMLVTTIPAALERGATLISRAKVIELNHQGDKVTGLVAQGQNEYGKPTQTKLSFRAKHYILSAGAIHSPTILMRAQTPDPYQLLGRTFLHPSLLSGALFEEQVNAHSGAPQAIYSDEFVWRDGAAGELGYKLESAPVHPILISSKTIGYGQSHAKLMENFNRIQVLVALVRDGFNEQSPGGQVRLTEHGFSLDYPLTQAFWDTARRAYLSMAELQFAAGAKQVLPMSDGQLFASSWQQAKANIESMDIAILKTIVASAHVMGGCPMGEDKTKSMIASDGSSHYLENLSVFDGSMFPTSLGANPQLSIYGIVAKNATALAQRLTA; this is encoded by the coding sequence GTGGCAATAGTCGATCCAATTGAAGTCGGTTTAGCTAATGGCTGGCGACATATAGATGCAGGTCAATTAGAGGGCGAGCATCAGTTTGAGGCTGATGTGGTGATTGTTGGCACTGGCGCGGGTGGTGGCACTGCGTCAGAAATCCTCACCGAAGCTGGCCTTAAAGTGATTATGATTGAAGCGGGTGGGCTTAAGTCTTCGCGTCATTTTGATATGGAAGAGCGCACTGCTTACCCAAATATGTACCAGCAAGCCGCGGCGATGAAAACCAGTGATAAAGGCATCGGTATTTTTCAAGGTCGCACAGTGGGCGGCTCAACCACTATCAACTGGACAACTTCTATCCGCACGCCCAAGCAAGCACTAGATTTCTGGCAGCAAACCAATGATGTAAAAGGCCTTGATGCGGAGTCACTCAAGCCATGGTTTGAGAAAATGGAGCAGCGCCTTACCATTCAAGAGTGGACTTACCCGCCCAATAAAAATAACGCAGTGCTGCGTGATGGTTGCGAAAAGCTCGGTTGGGAATATACCGTTATCAAACGTAACGTCCGTGGTTGCTGGAATACCGGCTATTGCGGTGTGGGTTGCCCGGTTAACGCTAAGCAGTCAATGTTGGTAACCACAATTCCGGCAGCGCTTGAGCGCGGTGCAACCTTAATATCTCGCGCTAAGGTGATTGAGTTAAATCATCAAGGTGATAAAGTCACAGGACTCGTGGCTCAAGGGCAAAATGAGTATGGCAAGCCAACCCAAACCAAGCTGAGTTTTCGCGCTAAACATTACATATTAAGTGCGGGGGCAATTCACTCTCCAACTATTTTGATGCGGGCGCAAACACCTGATCCCTATCAATTGCTTGGTCGAACCTTTTTGCATCCGTCTTTACTTTCAGGCGCCTTATTTGAGGAGCAAGTCAATGCTCATAGTGGTGCGCCGCAGGCGATTTACTCAGATGAGTTTGTATGGCGAGACGGCGCTGCAGGTGAGCTAGGTTATAAGCTTGAATCTGCGCCAGTTCATCCAATTTTGATCTCTTCCAAGACTATAGGTTATGGCCAAAGCCACGCCAAATTGATGGAAAACTTTAACCGTATTCAGGTGCTGGTGGCGCTGGTGCGTGACGGCTTCAATGAGCAAAGCCCGGGTGGTCAGGTGCGGTTAACTGAGCACGGTTTTAGCCTAGATTATCCACTAACCCAAGCCTTTTGGGATACCGCTCGCAGGGCTTATTTGTCGATGGCTGAGTTGCAGTTTGCTGCAGGAGCCAAGCAAGTTTTACCAATGAGTGATGGGCAGTTATTTGCATCATCTTGGCAGCAAGCAAAAGCCAATATTGAGTCTATGGACATTGCGATATTGAAAACCATTGTTGCTTCAGCTCACGTGATGGGCGGTTGTCCAATGGGCGAAGATAAAACCAAGTCGATGATTGCCAGTGATGGCAGCAGTCATTATCTAGAGAACTTATCGGTTTTTGACGGCTCTATGTTCCCTACCAGTTTAGGGGCTAATCCGCAGCTGTCGATTTACGGCATAGTGGCCAAAAATGCCACCGCATTGGCGCAGCGCTTAACCGCTTAA